The following is a genomic window from Babesia bovis T2Bo chromosome 4 map unlocalized Chr4_1, whole genome shotgun sequence.
GGATCATCTGATCAACCTGCAAGTGATACATCGCAAAAGGAAGATCCCAAGTCAGTGCATCCTGAAGCTGACTCTAATGACCAATCGCAACAAGATTCTAGAACTGGTGAACCATCTCTACCACTGTGTCAAAAGGATATCATTATTCAGCTACAGAAAGCTATTGAAGCTTCTCTAAGTGACAGGAATACACTATGCAATGACTGGTCCATGGAGCTATCTGATTGTACCTTGGCAGTGGCATCAGTATGCTTATGTCGACTACACCAATCCGATGTGCGTGATCTTATGGACGCATCTGTATCATTCATATTAATGGTAGGTTAAGATATATAGGGATATATTGATTAGGAGTCTGTGGCTGCTACGTTTGCCTATCTGAGCTGCATGAGTACCGGCTCCCTAAAAGGCGACGATTGCATTACTTGGTACCGATCAGCGTTGGTCTGCACTATTCTTATACAGCGGCAACCCATGTTTATCAACATAATCGCCTTCGTTTGTAGAAAGGTATGTCATaggttatataatatattgtgtaCAGATTAAGCTCACATCGATAGGGTTATCAACAGATACATCGCACGACCTCGTTATGAATGGTTGGATTTCTAGTGACTGTGCTTCAGCTGGAGATTTCATGTCTACCCTGGTATCTGCCATACGCTGATGTGTTAACACACTGCCTTGGGTTGTAGTTATTTTGAACTATCACTCCTATAGTTTTAAATTTACACAttcatttaaatattagTCATGGTTAAGGAATTGCAATCGGTTTCCAGTGGCGGTGACCCTGGCCCGTCAACAGTCACTGAGATTCCGGATCCTAATGCAGGATGCATCGTTAGGGTCCACAACATACCATCGCAGATCGATGAGGACTCCTTGAAGGAGGTTATGGGCCATTTTGGCAAGGTGAAGCGTTGTGAAGTTGTACCAGGAATCGGCCAGCATTCACCATGCGAAGCGTAAGTCATATATAAACGGGACATATTTACCAGATACGTGATGTTCAAGTTGCCTAGTCAGGCGCAGCAGGCATTGAAAGCTGATGAGAAGCTAGAGTGTGGAGGCTGTACTTTGAAAATATCACCATGGAATTCAGAGTGGCCTAGTGACACCGTGATCAGCAAGAAGCGCAGCCTTGACAACGTCAACTCTGATGCGTGTTGGTTTTGTTTAAGTAACGTAGCCTGTGAAAACCACATGGTTGCATTTGTATCGGACGAGGTACGTCATTGTGTTCAGTTCTATATGCCACAGAGTTATATCGCAATCGCAAAGGGGCCTCTCCACCCCCTGCACAGCTTGGTAACACCAATTTATCACTATCCTAATGCCGCATGTGCTCCACCTAATGTTTTAAAGGACATTCAACGGATGCTGGACTGTCTATTTGATTTGTGTCTTAAAAATGGTATGGGAGCTATTGCCTTCGAGCGATACATGCCTATGCACAACCCGAATGCTATGCATACGCAGATACATGTTGTACCTGTATCATTAGATCGTGCCATGGATGCATTTGGATTCGTTAATGGCTCTGAGCATTTTGCCGGTTCACGCGTGGAGGTATTATCGGATGAATTCCCAACATCCATAGAGTCCCTACAAGGACGCCTTGACAGTATACAAAGGTCTTACTTTTACCTGCAGGTACTTGGGAAAACTCCTGGAGGCACCGGTTTTGTACACTCTCATTGCCTCTGGACACTTGGACATCGTGGTGGTGGACGGCGAATTCCCATTACGTTTGGTAGGGAATTGGTACTTTATTTATTACCGGATACTGCATGGGATTCAGTACCATGCTCGAAGCTAGGAGGTCATTCCATTGCGTCATCGTGGAAGCAATATGCTATAGACTGGCGTAATTGTGTAACCAATAAAGATTCCGAGACCACCCTTTCACAGAGTCTATCAAAATCGCTAATAACATTAGATATTAAATAATGCGATGGATATGTGAATGTTAGTAACTAGTGATATAGACCCATAATGCCTCTGCGTGAACCGGTTTAAATAATATCGTTGCAATGCAGCAaaaatgtgatatatcacattcATTAATACTCACAGGATAGACCCTAGTAGACTTATTGGCATATTAGTATAAGATTAACTACACTTCTCTATAATCACATTGAATCTGAAAAACACACTACCGTAAAATGTCTAAAAAAATTAATTGTCACTGAAAAGTCATTTATTCAGCAGATAGATTACTACACAGCGGAGTATGTAATACATATCCCGGTTGTACAAAGGTATACCATGACGAACGTAGTGTCTAACGTTGCACATTATCTAAAACCATAAACAAAAGGCATCTTAATTAGTTAATCACTCATCTATAGTCTAATTTTAGCAATAGGTGTATGTTTTGTCCGATTGTTTATAACGAATCCTGGACTTGAGCCACCCTGGGGGTAGGGGAATCATAATGTGTTCAACCAGATAAAAAGCGTTCTATTCAATTAATAAACATTTTAGTACATTAACCATTAAGGTGTTTGTTTTTCACCAGACTTCATGGATACCAATATATTGATAAGTGGTAAACGCCGCAAGGCACGCGGTACAGTCGCTCGCAGGGGAAAGAAACATTGCGCAACAGATAAGAGAAAACAAAAAGAGCCTAAATTGAAGAACGATAAAAAAGTACCGGATGATTCGGACAATGATTCCATATCGGCTGCTAGCGAAAGCGATGGCATTGTTGAAGGAAGCGACGCATCTGATATCTCCGATTACTCATCGGATTCCAATATCTCAGATTATGATATAGACGATATTAGCGATGACGATGACGACGAGGACACTGATGATTTGGAGTTCAATGATGAGGAAATGTCTGATTATGATATCGAGGATGAAGTAGAAGATAAATGCAAGGTGATATCTGCTGAAATGGCAGATACCATACTAGAGAACAGCAAACAAATGAACGAATCGGACATAAAGAGGCTAGTGAAAGTGTACTGTTCAATAATTCGCCGTGAAGCGCTTAAACATGCTCCTGAGGAAGGACCTAAAGAAAAAACTGCTGATAAGAAGAAAAAGGATGATGCACAACGACACAATCGCAAATCATTTAGTAGCCGCAGTATGTTTAGTAACCTTCACAAAATGGTTAACAAATATCATGCGGAAAACCATGATGTTTACAGCTATATTATCATGCAGTCCCAGGACTTAATGGCGCAGTATCTAGCAAGTCATGAACTGTCATTTAAAAACAAAGAAATAGCTGATGTAGCCCTGCTGTTCAGGCAGTTTCTTTCGGCTAGCCTTCTTCAACTCGGTATCAGTGATAACGACGTTGATATTACAAA
Proteins encoded in this region:
- a CDS encoding CwfJ C-terminus 1-like family protein: MVKELQSVSSGGDPGPSTVTEIPDPNAGCIVRVHNIPSQIDEDSLKEVMGHFGKVKRCEVVPGIGQHSPCEAYVMFKLPSQAQQALKADEKLECGGCTLKISPWNSEWPSDTVISKKRSLDNVNSDACWFCLSNVACENHMVAFVSDESYIAIAKGPLHPLHSLVTPIYHYPNAACAPPNVLKDIQRMLDCLFDLCLKNGMGAIAFERYMPMHNPNAMHTQIHVVPVSLDRAMDAFGFVNGSEHFAGSRVEVLSDEFPTSIESLQGRLDSIQRSYFYLQVLGKTPGGTGFVHSHCLWTLGHRGGGRRIPITFGRELVLYLLPDTAWDSVPCSKLGGHSIASSWKQYAIDWRNCVTNKDSETTLSQSLSKSLITLDIK